The following coding sequences are from one Streptomyces sp. NBC_00536 window:
- a CDS encoding glycoside hydrolase family 3 protein yields the protein MPNHASRRSLLSAAAVAAVAATGASAAALPRTVRPGGRRAGPLPVPRETPRQVMARMSLEEKVGQLLVSRMYGHTATAPDPADADTFEAELGVRSAAELIARYHLGGIIYFGWADNIRSPLQVAELSNGLQRAARADGAGVPLLLTTDQEHGAVNRIGKPATLLPGAMALGAATGAGTEAAADGARRAALIAGTELAAMGVRQDYAPVADVNVNPANPVIGVRSFGADPRAVAALVAAQVRGYQGAGVAATVKHFPGHGDTDTDSHIGLPVMRHTRAEWEELDEPPFRAAVEAGVDAVMTAHIVFAALDPAGDPATLSHPIVTGILRERLGFTGVVVTDSLRMAGVRQKYGDDRVPVLALKAGCDQLLDPPDVGLAYRSVLAAVRAGELTEARIEESVLRILELKARRGLFEDPYVVPARLAESVGTPEHLAAADAVAAGTTTLLANTQGLLPLDPVRFPKLLVTGADPASPTGTSGPPTTVLAGELGALGFTATALPGGRAVAAAPDHDVVLVCTYNVPEGASTAYNLVRDLVAAGARVVTLALRNPYDPARLPPVAAALAAYSWTDGELRAAARVIAGAHRPTGRLPVPVPGRWPLGHGLTY from the coding sequence CGCCGGTCCGCTGCCCGTGCCCCGGGAGACGCCGCGGCAGGTGATGGCCCGGATGAGCCTGGAGGAGAAGGTCGGCCAGCTGCTCGTCAGCCGGATGTACGGGCACACGGCGACCGCGCCCGATCCGGCCGACGCGGACACCTTCGAGGCCGAGCTGGGCGTCCGCAGCGCCGCCGAGCTGATCGCCCGTTACCACCTGGGCGGGATCATCTACTTCGGCTGGGCGGACAACATCCGCTCCCCGCTCCAGGTCGCCGAGCTGTCGAACGGGCTCCAGCGCGCCGCCCGGGCGGACGGCGCCGGGGTGCCGCTGCTGCTCACCACCGACCAGGAGCACGGGGCCGTCAACCGGATCGGGAAGCCCGCGACCCTGCTGCCGGGGGCGATGGCCCTGGGCGCGGCCACGGGCGCGGGCACGGAAGCCGCGGCCGACGGTGCCCGGCGGGCCGCGCTGATCGCGGGCACCGAACTGGCCGCGATGGGCGTGCGCCAGGACTACGCCCCGGTCGCCGACGTGAACGTGAACCCGGCCAATCCGGTGATCGGCGTACGGTCCTTCGGCGCGGATCCGCGGGCGGTGGCGGCGCTGGTCGCGGCCCAGGTGCGGGGCTACCAGGGCGCGGGGGTGGCGGCCACGGTCAAGCACTTCCCCGGGCACGGGGACACCGACACCGACAGCCACATCGGGCTGCCGGTGATGCGGCACACCCGCGCCGAGTGGGAGGAGCTGGACGAACCGCCGTTCCGGGCGGCCGTGGAGGCGGGCGTGGACGCGGTGATGACCGCGCACATCGTCTTCGCGGCGCTCGATCCCGCCGGGGACCCGGCGACCCTCTCGCACCCCATCGTCACGGGCATCCTGCGCGAACGCCTCGGCTTCACGGGGGTGGTGGTGACCGATTCGCTGCGGATGGCCGGGGTGCGGCAGAAGTACGGTGACGACCGGGTGCCGGTCCTCGCCCTGAAGGCGGGCTGCGACCAGCTGCTCGACCCGCCGGACGTGGGGCTCGCGTACCGCAGCGTGCTGGCGGCGGTGCGTGCGGGCGAGCTGACCGAGGCACGGATCGAGGAATCGGTCCTGCGGATCCTGGAACTCAAGGCCCGCCGCGGCCTGTTCGAGGACCCCTACGTCGTGCCCGCGCGGCTGGCGGAGAGCGTCGGCACCCCGGAGCACCTGGCCGCGGCCGATGCCGTCGCGGCCGGGACGACCACGCTGCTGGCCAACACCCAGGGCCTGCTGCCGCTGGATCCGGTGCGCTTCCCGAAGCTGCTGGTGACCGGCGCCGATCCGGCCTCGCCCACCGGGACCAGCGGACCGCCGACGACGGTGCTGGCGGGCGAGCTGGGGGCGCTGGGCTTCACGGCGACCGCGCTGCCGGGCGGCCGGGCGGTGGCCGCGGCCCCGGACCACGACGTGGTGCTGGTGTGCACCTACAACGTCCCGGAGGGTGCGAGCACCGCTTACAACCTGGTCCGGGACCTGGTGGCGGCGGGGGCCCGGGTGGTGACCCTGGCGCTGCGCAATCCGTACGACCCGGCCCGGCTGCCGCCGGTCGCGGCCGCGCTGGCGGCGTACTCCTGGACGGACGGGGAACTGCGGGCCGCCGCCCGGGTCATCGCGGGCGCGCACCGGCCCACGGGGCGGCTCCCGGTGCCGGTGCCGGGGCGCTGGCCGCTGGGCCACGGGCTGACGTACTGA